A window of the Spirochaetota bacterium genome harbors these coding sequences:
- a CDS encoding beta-galactosidase trimerization domain-containing protein: protein MSTILGDRFLLGVNYWPRNRGPRMWSEWNEAEIDGEFGEIKAIGMNTVRIFPVWDDFQPLKEVGVGNKWREIVMRHDEMTTSIENPSMIDERMMERFDTVLRLAKKHDLKLIVALMTGWMSGMLFDVAWRKDRNIYAAPFMLKWEMLYCGEFAKRYSGNNTIIGWEYGNEHNCFMQCPSGEAAWTWLRSIANELRVNDRDHPVISGMHSLAPYATDNTPWAIDASAASVDVFTVHPYPPFTPGCFMDSLNSMRPNLHATAESRFYASLGKKPCLCEETGTLGDTTLSEASSADFIRRRLFSLFANGDLGCIWWCGVDFTCGEKLPYRWVQMENDGLGLIDANKRVKPAGEEFRKFSAVVKDIKRLPETKKRAAIVLRDREIGGGEKWTLFYNAFVLAKQAGLEVDFIYPHDALEKYDLLICPSIAGHSNYFATNWNRIMKRAHDGATIFLSYDGGHFTRSSEVFGLDRVDREVAQAMAMNADASAPKALAGLTISGKQDWRLSIREQSADVLMRWTDGTPAMTSKKYGKGTAVFLGAGIETIRANTPHALENDASWKIYAYLKQTAGIRDAIELADAPFIERTYHAISEREGYFTVVNHTNAVFTADILCEAMPKEFANAADGYGTCAKKGASWGISIPAMSGGIFRAVW from the coding sequence ATGAGCACCATACTCGGCGATAGATTCCTTCTCGGCGTCAATTATTGGCCGCGCAACCGCGGGCCGCGGATGTGGAGCGAATGGAACGAGGCTGAGATCGACGGCGAGTTCGGCGAGATAAAAGCCATCGGCATGAACACGGTGCGCATATTCCCCGTCTGGGATGATTTTCAGCCGCTCAAGGAAGTGGGCGTCGGCAATAAATGGCGTGAGATAGTCATGCGTCATGACGAGATGACGACATCGATAGAGAATCCATCGATGATCGATGAACGGATGATGGAGCGTTTCGATACTGTCCTCCGGCTTGCGAAGAAGCATGACTTGAAATTGATAGTCGCTCTTATGACCGGCTGGATGAGCGGCATGCTTTTCGATGTGGCATGGCGCAAGGACAGGAATATCTATGCCGCTCCGTTCATGCTCAAATGGGAGATGCTCTACTGCGGTGAATTCGCGAAGCGCTACAGCGGCAACAACACCATCATCGGATGGGAATACGGCAATGAGCATAACTGCTTCATGCAGTGCCCGAGCGGTGAGGCGGCGTGGACATGGCTTCGTTCCATCGCCAATGAACTTCGTGTGAATGACAGGGATCATCCCGTCATTTCCGGCATGCACTCATTGGCTCCGTATGCGACGGACAATACTCCCTGGGCCATCGATGCCTCGGCGGCAAGCGTCGATGTGTTCACCGTGCATCCGTATCCGCCGTTCACGCCGGGCTGCTTCATGGATTCGCTCAACTCCATGCGCCCGAACCTGCACGCGACGGCCGAAAGCCGCTTCTACGCATCGCTCGGGAAAAAGCCCTGCCTCTGCGAAGAGACGGGCACGCTCGGCGATACGACGCTCTCGGAAGCATCATCCGCCGATTTCATCCGTCGGCGCCTTTTCAGTCTGTTCGCCAACGGAGATCTCGGCTGCATCTGGTGGTGCGGCGTCGATTTCACCTGCGGCGAAAAACTTCCCTATCGCTGGGTGCAGATGGAGAATGACGGCCTCGGGCTCATCGATGCGAATAAGCGTGTGAAGCCCGCGGGCGAGGAGTTCAGAAAATTCTCCGCGGTCGTAAAGGATATCAAGCGATTGCCTGAAACGAAGAAACGCGCGGCGATAGTGCTCCGCGACCGCGAGATAGGCGGCGGCGAGAAGTGGACGCTTTTCTATAATGCGTTCGTGCTCGCCAAACAGGCGGGCTTGGAAGTCGATTTTATCTACCCGCATGACGCGCTCGAAAAATACGATCTTCTCATCTGCCCATCCATAGCAGGGCATTCGAATTATTTTGCGACGAATTGGAACCGCATCATGAAGCGCGCCCATGACGGCGCAACGATATTCCTCTCCTATGACGGCGGTCACTTTACGCGCTCATCGGAGGTGTTCGGGCTTGATCGTGTCGACCGCGAAGTCGCGCAGGCCATGGCCATGAATGCCGATGCCTCGGCACCGAAAGCACTCGCCGGACTGACGATATCGGGGAAGCAGGACTGGCGTCTCTCGATACGCGAACAGAGCGCGGATGTCCTCATGCGCTGGACGGACGGTACGCCGGCGATGACATCGAAGAAGTACGGCAAAGGGACGGCGGTATTCCTCGGTGCCGGTATAGAGACCATACGGGCGAATACGCCGCATGCGCTTGAGAATGATGCATCATGGAAGATATACGCATATCTGAAACAGACAGCGGGGATACGCGATGCGATAGAGCTTGCCGATGCGCCGTTCATCGAACGTACCTATCATGCCATTTCCGAACGGGAAGGATATTTCACTGTCGTCAATCATACGAACGCGG
- a CDS encoding beta-N-acetylhexosaminidase encodes MRTIAVVSADTELKKGLSLIADHLPVVFGARANALSVSFKRRAGEGYSVTVDGDDITVNFARTNQAFRALGIIAGYANEGKKPKSFEEKQYFSLINVMLDVSRNAAMTPEKLKELFVRFALMGINSFMLYTEANYEVPGEPMWGYNIGGYSIRELRTLDGWAESLGIEMFPCIQTLAHLRRALQWPQYESVRDTETVLMVGEEKTYELIDKLVGAAMLPYKSKRVHVGMDEAWDLGQGNYLRKNGYKTHFELMRDHLSRVMGIFRSHGTKPMMWSDMFFRAGSKTGAYYDLDVVVPEDVKAVIPSDMQLVYWDYYHADNFYETFIDRHADLNGKKPIIATGAQTWNRFWTHYEYALGTIDPCMTASKKKGVTEAIMTAWGDDGNECDYYSFLPVMQFYADHCFNESVDRAAWQRNMKGSCDIDFNEWKIAGKIDQPSLIETGKWATNVSKFLLWEDPFFGLFQPLFSRSLAPHFASIAEKLSAAMKKKRTYDARLALPQKLAAVLAMKADFPKRLHAAYQAGNKAELRAMVTKEIPMIIRAIESLWKTHRDMWMSTYKPMGWETLDSRYGAVLMRLRTVEDSVRGYLAGDKKTIAELDGKRQKIYSLGKGCLPTVSYANSYTGTCTAVN; translated from the coding sequence ATGAGAACGATAGCTGTTGTCAGTGCCGATACCGAACTCAAGAAAGGGCTTTCACTGATAGCCGATCATCTGCCGGTGGTGTTCGGCGCGCGCGCCAATGCGCTGTCCGTGAGCTTCAAGCGCCGGGCGGGAGAAGGATATTCCGTGACGGTCGACGGCGACGATATCACGGTGAACTTTGCGCGGACGAATCAGGCGTTCCGCGCGCTCGGCATCATAGCCGGATATGCGAACGAGGGGAAAAAACCGAAAAGCTTCGAGGAGAAGCAATACTTCTCGCTCATCAATGTCATGCTCGATGTATCGCGCAATGCGGCGATGACGCCGGAGAAATTGAAAGAACTTTTCGTGCGCTTCGCCCTTATGGGCATCAACAGCTTCATGCTCTATACGGAAGCGAATTACGAAGTACCCGGCGAACCGATGTGGGGCTACAATATCGGCGGATATTCCATCAGGGAATTGAGAACGCTCGACGGCTGGGCGGAGTCGCTCGGCATCGAGATGTTCCCCTGCATTCAGACGCTTGCGCATCTTCGCCGGGCGCTCCAATGGCCTCAGTATGAAAGCGTTCGGGACACCGAGACCGTGCTCATGGTCGGCGAGGAAAAGACGTACGAGCTTATCGACAAGCTCGTCGGCGCAGCGATGCTGCCGTACAAGTCCAAGCGCGTACATGTGGGCATGGACGAGGCGTGGGACCTCGGCCAGGGAAATTATCTTCGCAAGAACGGCTATAAGACACACTTTGAGCTCATGCGCGATCATCTCTCACGTGTCATGGGGATATTCCGCTCGCATGGCACGAAGCCCATGATGTGGTCGGATATGTTCTTTCGCGCCGGCTCGAAAACAGGCGCGTATTACGACCTTGATGTCGTCGTTCCCGAGGACGTAAAAGCGGTGATCCCCTCGGACATGCAGCTCGTTTATTGGGATTATTATCACGCGGATAATTTCTACGAGACGTTCATCGACCGGCACGCGGACCTCAACGGCAAGAAGCCCATCATCGCCACCGGCGCGCAGACATGGAACCGCTTCTGGACGCATTACGAATACGCGCTCGGCACCATCGATCCGTGCATGACGGCGTCGAAGAAAAAGGGCGTCACCGAGGCGATAATGACGGCATGGGGCGATGACGGCAATGAATGCGATTACTATTCGTTCCTGCCGGTGATGCAGTTCTACGCCGACCACTGCTTCAACGAGAGCGTCGACCGTGCCGCTTGGCAGCGCAACATGAAAGGCTCGTGCGATATCGACTTCAACGAATGGAAGATCGCCGGGAAGATCGATCAGCCGTCGCTGATAGAAACGGGGAAATGGGCGACCAATGTCTCGAAATTCCTTCTCTGGGAGGACCCGTTCTTCGGTCTGTTCCAGCCGCTTTTCTCACGGTCGCTCGCACCGCATTTCGCATCCATTGCAGAAAAACTTTCCGCCGCCATGAAGAAGAAGCGCACGTACGACGCACGCCTGGCCCTCCCGCAGAAGCTCGCCGCCGTGCTCGCAATGAAAGCGGATTTTCCAAAGCGCCTCCACGCGGCGTATCAGGCGGGCAATAAGGCAGAGCTCCGCGCAATGGTGACAAAAGAGATACCGATGATAATTCGCGCGATAGAGTCGCTCTGGAAGACGCATCGCGATATGTGGATGTCGACCTATAAACCGATGGGATGGGAAACACTCGACTCGCGCTACGGCGCCGTGCTCATGCGCTTAAGGACA